In Cyanobacteria bacterium GSL.Bin1, one DNA window encodes the following:
- a CDS encoding micrococcal nuclease-like nuclease: MPPLVVLTFSLLFSTVAIAQYRIPAQIISTEDGDTLTVRQNGEHITIRLSCIDAPESSQSGGQAAANRLKALLPQGTKVELRTVETDRYGRTIAEVYKNNVSVNLQMVQEGQAVVYDQYLDACEVTKEQYLDTEAQARHRKIGFWAQANAVMPWKYRSGERTNTSSQPETSSLPNCVNGDCDCSDFASHATAQQLLEGNPSDPHRLDGDSDGVACENLL; encoded by the coding sequence ATCCCACCTTTAGTAGTTTTAACCTTCTCACTGCTTTTTTCTACCGTTGCCATTGCTCAATATCGAATACCAGCACAAATTATCTCCACTGAAGATGGTGACACACTTACTGTTAGGCAAAATGGGGAGCACATTACCATTCGGCTAAGTTGTATTGATGCACCTGAAAGCAGTCAAAGCGGCGGTCAGGCTGCTGCCAACCGTTTGAAAGCACTGCTTCCTCAAGGGACGAAAGTGGAACTACGAACGGTTGAGACAGATAGATATGGCAGAACCATTGCAGAAGTGTATAAGAACAATGTCTCAGTTAATTTGCAAATGGTACAAGAAGGACAAGCAGTGGTTTACGACCAATATTTAGATGCTTGTGAGGTGACCAAGGAGCAGTATCTAGACACAGAAGCTCAGGCGCGACATAGGAAGATTGGTTTTTGGGCTCAAGCTAATGCAGTGATGCCTTGGAAGTATCGCAGCGGTGAACGCACTAACACTAGCTCTCAACCAGAAACAAGCAGTTTACCAAACTGTGTTAATGGCGACTGTGACTGCTCAGATTTTGCGAGTCATGCCACCGCGCAACAGTTACTGGAAGGGAATCCTAGCGACCCACATCGGCTAGACGGGGACTCAGATGGCGTAGCTTGTGAAAACCTACTTTGA
- a CDS encoding relaxase domain-containing protein, whose translation MLTIANVSSQQAKNYYEKENYYSKEAAQNNSEWRGRSASHFGLKGEIELEAYEALTDGMSPDRQQTLRQKHGNQDRAGVDLTFSAPKSVSLASLVGEQDQLEQAHRQAVRKVVDLVEANYATTRIKGQRTPTDNLTVAMWHHDTSRELDPHLHTHCVVMNATQGEDGKWRTLSNEAFYKNKILLGQIYRQELARACMEMGYEIEHHPKELFEIKGYTREQLEAFSKRHEQILNKVAEMGEQATTENKIWAWHQTRAKKNHELGRAEKLAYWQEEADLYNIQHPQPHSQSQLPTADVIAAELQTSIDQGIEHCSEHKAAFRSEEISKFVTAQPRPFGINELRSAIAQHPELIRTFDERLTTQKALARELATIKIMRKGKEQVSALTTPETVKQRLAEVRLTQGQQNAITLAATATDQYIAWQGVAGAGKTYALNQLRDIAQEKGYALKGFASSAKAVEVLETETGIISNTVASHLYSPTPETSQDKQIWIMDEAGLIGAREAHQFLKRAEAENARVLLVGDIQQLSPVEAGNPFRSLQQSGMTTAYLDQSLRQTPPDLQRIVKFTTLGKTEAAIAQLDQVGRIQEIPDSDDRAEQIAQDYTKLSSSQRKKTLIVAGTNQESSTITQKIREKLKTEGSLGTEVTATRLRTKNLSKVQSSLSPYYEKNDVIIPSRNYRGQGLEKGKAYYVMDIEKDWLKLRDISGNEITANPMKFRKSVYTQQSMTIAVGDKLKWTKNNKELNRRNGEEFEVSALEGDIAIIEGKDGKRDRFHLQEPLHINHALVSTTYASQGQTAENVLVAANNQTTNRENFYVAISRAKTGLQIYAEDKAQLREKAPVSQAQENPLELVPKKRPESHDDTESRSPQQSPERDGAAIGKRVATSLETNYQPAQPNRSSPRRTRTGPATELRETKQEGRSSGREAEPENRETTPTNPKPSSADQPRKSTHRAANQLQQLNQNADGFIEQIQFDNEAVGEQSQSTERTAQRSQLAEPATRAADQQLSENLDTFTQTNSSWEQQAQRGTESDEADQQRTRRADQQLSESLTALTRGSTNFKQESEQRTKRDWEAVRSTRYSFETLEQKSPQQVWEEYSQNIRAKSPVERTREVARHALRDGYSKDQVRMILTFDPHVQEVDQKQGREKAEKHIKTMIRAGEDRNKKARQPRPEQEQQRRQQRNDDLTL comes from the coding sequence ATGCTAACCATCGCAAACGTTAGTTCTCAGCAAGCGAAAAACTATTACGAAAAAGAGAACTACTACAGTAAAGAAGCTGCCCAAAATAATTCCGAGTGGCGTGGGCGGAGCGCTAGCCACTTCGGGCTAAAGGGCGAGATTGAACTAGAGGCTTATGAAGCTCTAACCGATGGCATGAGCCCTGACCGTCAGCAAACCCTCCGACAAAAACACGGAAATCAAGATCGCGCTGGGGTTGACCTCACCTTTTCTGCCCCCAAAAGTGTTAGCCTCGCCTCCCTCGTGGGAGAGCAAGACCAACTCGAACAAGCCCATCGCCAAGCCGTACGGAAGGTAGTCGATTTAGTAGAAGCCAACTATGCCACCACTCGCATTAAAGGGCAGCGCACCCCAACCGATAATTTGACAGTTGCCATGTGGCACCATGACACCAGCCGCGAACTGGACCCCCATCTCCACACTCATTGTGTCGTTATGAATGCCACTCAAGGAGAAGACGGGAAATGGCGCACCCTCTCTAACGAAGCATTCTATAAAAATAAAATTCTGCTTGGGCAGATCTATCGCCAAGAGTTAGCCCGAGCGTGCATGGAGATGGGATATGAAATTGAGCATCATCCAAAAGAGCTGTTTGAGATTAAAGGCTACACCCGAGAGCAGTTGGAAGCCTTCTCCAAACGCCACGAACAAATCCTGAATAAAGTTGCTGAGATGGGAGAGCAAGCCACAACCGAAAATAAAATTTGGGCATGGCACCAAACCCGAGCCAAGAAAAATCATGAACTTGGACGTGCCGAAAAGCTAGCGTATTGGCAAGAAGAAGCAGACCTATATAACATTCAGCATCCTCAACCCCACTCCCAATCCCAACTGCCTACAGCAGATGTAATCGCTGCCGAGCTTCAAACCAGTATTGATCAAGGGATTGAACATTGTTCCGAGCACAAGGCAGCGTTCCGATCCGAGGAAATCAGCAAATTTGTCACGGCTCAACCCCGACCCTTCGGGATTAATGAACTCAGAAGCGCGATCGCGCAGCATCCTGAACTAATCCGAACCTTTGATGAACGCCTTACCACCCAAAAAGCCCTCGCCCGTGAACTCGCCACGATTAAAATCATGCGGAAGGGAAAAGAGCAAGTGTCTGCCCTAACAACACCAGAGACAGTCAAACAAAGATTAGCAGAAGTCAGACTAACCCAAGGACAACAAAACGCGATCACCCTTGCTGCGACCGCTACTGATCAATACATCGCCTGGCAAGGGGTCGCCGGCGCGGGAAAGACTTACGCCCTGAATCAATTGCGAGACATCGCTCAAGAAAAGGGCTACGCCTTAAAAGGATTTGCTTCTAGTGCTAAGGCGGTTGAAGTGTTAGAAACAGAAACAGGAATTATCTCAAATACTGTCGCCAGCCATCTCTACTCCCCAACTCCCGAAACTTCTCAAGACAAGCAGATCTGGATTATGGATGAGGCGGGATTAATCGGGGCGAGGGAGGCTCATCAATTTCTGAAGCGAGCAGAGGCGGAAAATGCACGGGTGTTACTGGTGGGAGACATCCAACAGCTTTCTCCTGTAGAAGCCGGGAATCCCTTTCGCTCCCTGCAACAATCGGGAATGACCACTGCTTACCTAGACCAATCGCTACGACAAACCCCCCCTGACTTACAAAGAATTGTAAAATTTACAACTCTGGGAAAAACTGAAGCCGCGATCGCGCAACTGGATCAAGTTGGGCGAATTCAGGAAATTCCTGATAGCGATGACCGTGCGGAGCAAATTGCTCAAGACTACACAAAACTCTCTTCTTCACAACGAAAAAAAACCCTGATCGTCGCTGGCACCAACCAAGAGTCTTCTACGATTACCCAGAAAATCCGAGAAAAGCTGAAAACAGAAGGGAGCTTAGGAACTGAAGTAACAGCCACCCGATTAAGAACCAAGAATCTCTCGAAAGTCCAATCTTCCCTTTCCCCTTACTACGAAAAAAATGATGTCATTATTCCCAGCCGCAATTATCGTGGGCAGGGCTTAGAAAAGGGAAAAGCCTATTATGTGATGGATATAGAAAAAGATTGGCTGAAACTTAGGGACATATCTGGGAATGAAATAACAGCGAATCCTATGAAGTTTCGCAAGTCCGTTTATACCCAGCAATCCATGACAATCGCAGTGGGAGACAAGTTGAAATGGACCAAGAATAATAAAGAATTAAACCGCCGTAACGGGGAAGAATTTGAAGTCTCTGCCCTAGAAGGAGACATTGCCATAATTGAAGGGAAAGATGGTAAGCGCGATCGCTTCCATCTACAAGAGCCACTACACATTAATCACGCCCTAGTCAGTACCACTTATGCTTCCCAAGGACAAACAGCGGAGAATGTTCTGGTTGCAGCCAATAATCAAACCACAAACCGAGAAAATTTTTATGTGGCGATTTCCCGCGCTAAAACCGGCTTACAAATTTATGCTGAAGATAAAGCCCAACTCCGAGAAAAAGCCCCAGTCAGCCAAGCCCAAGAGAATCCGTTAGAATTAGTACCCAAGAAACGCCCAGAATCACACGATGACACAGAATCCCGAAGTCCCCAACAGTCCCCAGAGCGGGATGGCGCAGCTATTGGAAAGCGCGTTGCTACAAGCCTTGAAACCAATTACCAGCCAGCTCAACCAAATCGAAGCTCGCCTCGACGAACAAGAACTGGACCAGCAACAGAACTTCGAGAAACTAAACAGGAAGGTAGAAGCTCTGGAAGAGAAGCAGAACCAGAAAATCGAGAAACTACACCAACAAATCCAAAACCAAGCTCAGCAGATCAACCTAGAAAATCAACTCATCGCGCAGCAAACCAGCTTCAACAACTTAACCAAAACGCTGATGGATTTATCGAACAGATTCAATTTGATAACGAAGCGGTGGGAGAGCAATCACAATCAACTGAGCGAACAGCTCAGCGATCTCAACTGGCAGAACCAGCAACTAGAGCAGCGGATCAACAGCTTAGTGAAAACCTTGACACCTTTACCCAAACAAATTCAAGCTGGGAACAACAAGCTCAGCGGGGAACTGAATCAGATGAAGCAGACCAGCAACGAACTAGAAGAGCGGATCAACAACTTAGTGAAAGCCTTACTGCCCTTACCCGAGGAAGTACGAATTTCAAACAAGAATCTGAGCAAAGAACTAAGCGAGATTGGGAAGCAGTTAGAAGCACTCGCTACAGCTTTGAAACGCTAGAGCAAAAGTCACCGCAACAAGTCTGGGAAGAGTATAGTCAAAACATCAGAGCTAAGTCCCCAGTTGAGCGAACTCGGGAAGTCGCTCGCCATGCCCTGCGAGATGGCTATTCCAAGGATCAAGTCAGGATGATCCTGACCTTTGATCCTCATGTTCAAGAGGTTGATCAAAAACAGGGCAGGGAGAAAGCCGAAAAACATATTAAAACCATGATCCGCGCTGGCGAGGATAGAAATAAAAAAGCGCGACAACCTAGACCAGAGCAGGAACAACAGAGGAGACAACAGAGAAATGATGACTTAACTTTGTAA